The following proteins come from a genomic window of Sorghum bicolor cultivar BTx623 chromosome 3, Sorghum_bicolor_NCBIv3, whole genome shotgun sequence:
- the LOC8060788 gene encoding probable LRR receptor-like serine/threonine-protein kinase At3g47570 produces the protein MAIMRSVSLLLLFPLLLSASVPTSVLVAAQAGDDEAALLAFKAAAIGSGRDNSLLASWNSSSFCGWEGVRCGSRARNNRRVVALTLPSYGLTGTLSPAIGNLTFLRTLKLSHNDWFQGNIPESIGRLQHLQLLDLSYNTFSGALPANLSFCASLQVLELSSNRLHGRIPVELGYRLKSLQWLSLENNSFTGAIPVSVANISSLCCLDLGSNKLEGQIPPEFGSMEGLKLLSLFDNNISGVLPHSLYNLSMLKHMDLSKNMLSGSIPADVGNRFLNIEGIAIAENQFWGAIPHSISNLSTLNNIQLSENSFIGHVPPTLGRLQGLVLLYLLGNKLEANDREGWEFLTSLTNCSQLQNLVLSENHFSGELPVSIANLSTTLETLYLGDNRISGTIPSNIGNLVGLQILYMAVTSLSGPIPESIGRLKNLVELGLYNTSLSGLIPPSLGNLTQLNRLYAYYGNLEGPIPASLGNLKNVFVFDLSTNRLNGSIPKEVLKLPQLSWYLDLSYNALSGPLPVEVGSLTNVNQLILSGNQLSSSIPDSIGNCISLEQLLLDHNSFEGTIPQSLKNLKGLALLNLTMNKLSGSIPEAIASVGNLQRLCLAHNNLSGLIPTALQNLTLLWKLDLSFNDLQGEVPKGGVFANATALSIHGNDELCGGAPQLHLAPCSRAAVKKSKRQVSRSLMVTLTSLGALVFLGVIVTFIYFIHKRFRQTNASELVSTVIDEQYERVSYQALSNGTGGFSEANLLGQGSYGAVYKCTLHDQGITTAVKVFNIRQSGSTRSFVAECEALRRVRHRCLIKIITCCSSINHQGEEFKALVFEFMPNGSLNDWLHPASKVHTLSNTLSLAQRLDIAVDIMDALEYLHNQCQPPVIHCDLKPSNILLAEDMSARVGDFGISKILSDESSKTLLNSVSFTGLRGSIGYVAPEYGEGRSVSTLGDVYSLGILLLEMFTGRSPTDDMFNDSLDLHSFAKAALLNGASEIADPAIWLHDEAAVATTVRSQSKECLVSVIRLGVSCSKQQPSERMAMRDAAVEMRAIRDAYLMVAS, from the exons ATGGCAATAATGCGCTCGGTGAGCTTATTACTGCTGTTCCCGCTGCTGCTCTCCGCCTCCGTGCCCACCTCGGTACTCGTGGCCGCACAAGCCGGCGACGACGAGGCCGCACTGCTGGCGTTCAAGGCCGCGGCGATCGGCAGCGGCCGCGACAACAGCCTGCTTGCCTCGTGGAACAGTAGCAGCTTCTGCGGCTGGGAGGGTGTCAGGTGCGGGAGCCGTGCTAGGAATAATCGGCGAGTGGTGGCGCTGACCCTGCCCTCCTATGGCCTCACTGGCACCCTGTCTCCGGCCATCGGGAACCTCACGTTCCTGCGTACTCTGAAACTGTCGCACAATGACTGGTTTCAGGGTAACATCCCTGAAAGCATCGGCCGCCTACAACACCTACAGTTGCTTGACCTGAGCTACAACACGTTCAGCGGAGCACTGCCAGCCAACCTAAGCTTCTGTGCCAGCTTGCAGGTCTTGGAACTCAGCAGCAACCGGCTCCATGGGCGTATCCCTGTCGAGCTTGGCTACAGGCTCAAAAGCCTTCAGTGGCTCTCGTTGGAAAACAACAGCTTTACGGGTGCTATCCCAGTATCAGTCGCTAACATATCATCTCTGTGCTGTCTTGATCTTGGTAGCAacaagctcgagggccagataCCACCAGAGTTCGGCAGCATGGAAGGCCTAAAGCTCCTTTCTCTCTTCGATAACAACATCTCAGGTGTGCTGCCACATTCCCTGTACAATTTGTCCATGTTGAAACACATGGACCTATCTAAAAACATGCTGTCTGGAAGTATTCCTGCTGATGTCGGCAATAGATTCCTCAACATCGAAGGTATTGCCATTGCTGAGAACCAATTCTGGGGAGCTATTCCGCATTCGATCTCCAATCTCTCTACTCTGAATAACATTCAACTCTCAGAAAATAGTTTTATTGGACATGTGCCTCCTACTTTGGGAAGGTTGCAAGGTCTCGTCTTGTTGTACTTGCTGGGCAACAAGCTAGAAGCGAACGACAGGGAAGGTTGGGAATTCCTCACCTCGCTAACAAACTGCAGCCAACTTCAGAATCTGGTTCTTTCCGAGAATCATTTCAGCGGGGAACTGCCTGTTTCAATCGCAAACCTATCAACAACTCTTGAAACTCTTTATTTGGGAGACAATAGGATTTCTGGGACTATTCCATCCAACATTGGCAACTTGGTTGGTCTGCAAATACTATACATGGCAGTAACTTCTCTATCTGGACCAATTCCAGAGAGCATTGGGAGACTAAAAAACTTGGTTGAGTTAGGCCTTTACAACACCAGCTTGTCAGGCCTCATACCTCCATCACTAGGAAATCTTACTCAGTTAAATAGGCTTTATGCATACTATGGCAATCTAGAAGGGCCCATTCCAGCAAGCCTGGGAAACTTGAAGAATGTATTTGTCTTCGATTTGTCAACAAATCGGCTCAATGGTTCAATTCCCAAGGAGGTGCTAAAACTTCCTCAGCTTTCTTGGTACTTAGACTTATCATACAATGCATTATCTGGGCCACTCCCAGTGGAAGTTGGTAGCTTGACAAATGTTAACCAACTGATTCTATCAGGAAACCAGTTGTCAAGCAGCATACCTGATAGTATTGGGAATTGCATTTCACTGGAACAGCTGCTGCTGGATCACAACTCATTTGAGGGAACCATACCTCAATCTCTGAAGAACTTAAAAGGTCTCGCCTTACTGAACCTGACCATGAATAAGCTGTCTGGTAGTATCCCTGAGGCCATTGCTAGCGTTGGCAACCTGCAACGATTGTGTCTAGCACATAACAATCTTTCAGGTTTGATCCCCACAGCTCTACAGAACCTGACACTATTGTGGAAACTGGATTTGTCCTTCAATGATCTCCAAGGTGAAGTGCCAAAAGGCGGTGTTTTTGCAAATGCAACGGCCTTGTCGATTCATGGAAATGATGAGCTTTGTGGTGGAGCCCCCCAACTACATTTAGCTCCATGCTCCAGAGCTGCTGTGAAGAAGAGCAAAAGGCAAGTGTCAAGATCCCTTATGGTCACCCTAACATCACTCGGCGCACTTGTATTCTTAGGTGTAATAGttacttttatttatttcatccaCAAGAGGTTCAGACAAACAAATGCAAGCGAACTCGTTTCCACAGTAATTGACGAGCAGTACGAAAGGGTTTCGTATCAAGCATTGTCAAATGGAACTGGTGGTTTCTCAGAGGCTAATTTGCTCGGACAAGGGAGTTATGGTGCTGTCTATAAGTGTACTTTGCATGATCAGGGTATTACCACAGCTGTGAAGGTGTTTAACATACGACAATCCGGGTCTACTAGAAGTTTCGTAGCTGAATGTGAGGCACTACGAAGGGTACGTCACCGTTGTCTCATAAAGATCATCACTTGTTGCTCAAGCATCAATCATCAAGGTGAAGAATTCAAGGCGCTGGTTTTTGAGTTCATGCCAAACGGTAGTCTGAATGATTGGCTGCATCCAGCATCTAAAGTACACACTCTGAGTAATACGCTCAGCCTAGCTCAGAGACTAGACATTGCTGTAGACATCATGGATGCTCTGGAATATCTTCACAATCAGTGTCAGCCACCAGTAATCCACTGTGACCTCAAGCCAAGTAACATCCTCCTTGCAGAGGATATGAGTGCCCGGGTTGGAGATTTCGGCATATCGAAAATCCTTTCTGATGAAAGTAGTAAAACTCTGCTAAATTCAGTCAGCTTCACTGGACTGAGGGGCTCCATTGGTTATGTCGCTCCAG AGTATGGTGAGGGTCGATCTGTCTCGACTCTTGGGGATGTCTACAGCCTTGGGATACTGTTGCTCGAGATGTTCACCGGAAGGAGCCCTACTGACGACATGTTCAATGACTCATTGGACCTTCATAGTTTCGCCAAAGCTGCTCTTCTCAACGGAGCCTCGGAGATAGCCGACCCAGCAATCTGGCTGCATGATGAAGCGGCTGTTGCTACCACAGTAAGAAGCCAGAGCAAGGAGTGCTTGGTTTCAGTGATCCGGCTCGGCGTATCCTGCTCAAAGCAGCAGCCAAGTGAGCGAATGGCGATGCGAGATGCTGCTGTGGAGATGCGTGCGATCAGAGACGCGTACCTCATGGTTGCCAGCTAG